The Candidatus Acidulodesulfobacterium acidiphilum DNA window AGCCTGCAGTTGCAAAAGAAGCATTAAAAGCCGGTGCTTCTATAATAAACGACGTTTCCGGATTATCTTACGATGCGGAAAATATGGCTAAAGTATTATTGGATTTCGACGCTCCTTATGTAATGATGCATTCCAGAGAAAAAAAACCGGAAAATATGCAGAATGATATCGAGCATTACGACGATATTTTTTTTGAAATACTGGTTTATTTTAAAAAAAAATTGGAATATTTGGAGCTTAAAGGCTATAATACGGACAACGTTATAATAGATCCGGGATTCGGTTTTGCAAAAACTTTAGACGATAATTATAATCTTTTATCGGGCATTACTTCCTTTAAATCTCTAGGTAAACCCTTATTGGCGGGCGTTTCAAGAAAATCTTTCGTAAAACATATAGCTAAAAACGATAAAAGTACTATTTTAAGCGGCAGCGTGGCGCTTGCTTCCTATCTAAAAATAAAAGGCGCCGACATCGTCAGGGTGCACGACGTTAAGCAGACCTTTTCGGCTTTATCTTTGTTGGAAAAGATAAATTTGTAAATTTAAATAAAAATAAACAATATCGATAAAAGTAAATATGTTTTCTCTCCTGAATAACTTCGGATGGCGCGATATATTAGATATAATTATAGTCGCTTTTATAATATACAGGGTTATCACCCTTATTAAAGGTACCGGAGCATTTCAGGTATTAATAGGGCTTATTATAGTTTTTGCAATTTTTTTGTTTGCGGTAATATTTAAACTTTATGCCACCGAGTATATATTCGGCAATTTTTTAAGTTCGATTATAATAGTAATAATAGTTCTTTTTAGAAACGAGATAAGGCGGGCGCTTATCGAAGTAGGGAAAAATCCTTTTGCGGTCGCCCAGAATAAATTAGAAAGGGTAAACCTTGTAGAAGAAACTTCCAAAGCCGTTTTCGAACTTGCTTCAAAAAAAATAGGCGCTATTATAGTTTTTGAAAGAAACGTGTTTCTTGGAGATTATTTAAAAATAGGGGTTAAATTAGATTCTATCGTGTCTAAAGAGCTTCTTATAAGCATATTTACTCCTCCTTCTCCCCTGCACGACGGCGCCGTTATCATTCAAAAAGGCAGGATTGCAGCCGCTTCCTGTTACCTGCCGCTTTCTACGGAAGATAACATAAGCAAAAAGCTTGGAACAAGACACAGGGCGGCCATTGGTCTTTCTGAACTTACCGATGCTTTTTCCGTCGTAGTTTCGGAAGAAACCGGAAAAATTTCTATTATCAGGTCAAAAAAAATATCGGGAGTCGATAATATAGAAGATTTAAGAAACGGACTTTTAAAACACTTAAAATATTACGAAGACCACGGCCATGTTTTTATAAAGTCGATTTCCGACCTGCTGTTCGGAAAATCGGTCGATAAGTAAACTTAAAGCAAAATCAGAAAAATAAATAAACAAAAATGAACAGATACCTAGAAAACCTTATTAAAAAAAATTTTTGGCTAAAGATTTTTTCCTTAATTTTTGCCGTAATAATATGGGCTTACGTCGTGGGCGGAACAAAGCAGGACGAGGTTGTGACCGCAGGATTAATTATCAAAAATCTTCCCAAAGGTTATGCCGTCAGCAACTTTATGCCGAAAAAGATTCGCGTAAAATTAAGGGGTTCTAGAATCGACCTTATGAAAATAAATAAAAAAATTTTTTTTCAGATTAACGGTTATTCTCTTCTCGCAAAAAAAAATACTATAATTCTTGGCAGATCTTATTTAAATCTTCCTAACGGAATTAAAGTTATTAAAATAAGCCCGCGAATAATTCCGGTTATAATTAGCAGAATTACGACAAAATATATAAAAATTTTGCCGATAACGTCCGGATTACCGCAAAAAGGTTATGTTTTAAAGCATATAAGCGTTTTGCCACAATATGTTCCGGTTAAAGGTCCGCGTGATATAGTTAATCATCTTTCGGTAATTACTACAATGAAAATAAATATCGATAATATAGATAAAAATAAAACACTGTCAGTTTCCTTAAGAAAACCTACAAATTTAGTAAAAATTTTGTATAATAAAAAGGTTAACGTTAATTTAACAGTAATAAAAAGTTCAAAAAAATAAAAATATAAAAGTTTAAAAGCGGTTAAGAATTTATATCTATATATGACGGTATAAAGGGGGAATAGGTACTTTGGGAGGCAGAAAATTATTTGGTACCGACGGCGTAAGAGGGCAGGCGAACAGATATCCTTTGACGTCGGAAGTTGCTTTAAAATTAGGCAAAGCGTTGGTTAAAGTTTTAAAACCGAACGGAAAAGGATTGAAAATAGTCATAGGAAAAGATACCAGAATTTCCGGATATATGCTGGAAACGGCTCTTTCTTCCGGCATATGCTCTATGGGAGCCGACGTTTATCTTGTAGGGCCGCTTGCCACGCCCGGAGTAGCGTTTATAACGTCCAGTATGAGGGCGGACGCAGGTGTCGTTATTTCGGCTTCGCATAACCCTTTTTACGATAACGGTATTAAATTTTTTGACGGCGGCGGATTTAAATTCGACGATGAAGTAGAAAAAAAAATAGAAGATTTATTTTTTAATTTTGATTTCGACGATAAAGGTCCGACCGGAATTCATATAGGAAAAGCCCACAGAATAGACGATGCCGCCGGAAGATACGTTATTTTCGCAAAACTCTCTTTTCCTAAATATTTAACTTTAAACGGGTTAAAAATAGTTATAGACTGTGCCAACGGCGCTAATTATAAAGCGGCTCCGGAGGTTTTTGCGGAGCTTGGAGCCGAAGTTATACTCGAAGGCGTAAGTCCGGACGGCGTTAATATTAACGACGGATGCGGTTCCATGCATCCCGAAAAATTAAGCGGTTCGGTAAAAAAACACGGTGCGGACGTAGGTCTGGCTTTCGACGGCGACGGTGACAGGGTAATTTTTTGCGACGAAAACGGAAAAACTTTGCAGGGCGACGAATTCCTTGCAATTTGCGCATTGCAGATGAAAAAAGAAGGGTGTCTTAAAAACGAAGGCGTAGTTACGACGCCTATGTCTAACGTAGCTTTAGAGATATTATTTAAAAAACATGGGATAAAAACTATTTATGCAGACGTAGGCGACAGGTATATTATGGAAAAAATGCTGAAAGACGGCTATAATCTCGGCGGAGAGCAGTCCGGGCATATAATATTTTTAGACGATATTAATACCGGGGACGGCATAATTTCGGCATTAAAACTTCTGTCGGTTATGGTAAAAACGGGTACGCCGCTTTCGGAATTAAGAAAAATAATAAATCCTTATCCCCAAGTACTATTTAACGTCGACGTGCCTTATAAGAAAAACTTAGAAGAACTGCCCGAGGTTTCAAAAAAAATTGCGTATTTCGACGAAATTTTAAAAGACAGAGGAAGAATATACGTGCGTTATTCCGGAACCCAAAATTACTTAAGAGTACTGGTAGAAGGAGAAGACGCCTGCGAAATAAACAGCATAGGCTCAGAAATAAAAGAAGAAATAGAAAAAGGTTTCGGCATAGATAAATAATGTCTAAATATAGCCGGATAAAAGGGAGAATTAAATATGAAATTAGGCGTTAATATAGACCATATTGCGACGCTGAGGAATGCAAGGGGAGAAAATTTTCCTTCTCCCGTACATGCGGCTTTCGTCGTTTTAGAAGCCGGCGCTTCAAACGTCACGTGTCATTTAAGGGAAGACAGAAGGCACATAAGGGATAACGACGTAAGAATCATATCCGAATTGACTAAAAGATTAAATCTGGAAATGTCTGCGGACGACAAAATCGTTCAAATAGCCCTCGATATTATGCCAAGGAGCGCTACCATAGTTCCCGAAAAAAGAAAAGAATTGACGACGGAGGGCGGACTCGACGTGGCAGGCGACGTAAAACGCTTTAAAAATATCACGGAATCTTTTAAGTTCAAATCCATAGACAGCATTGCTTCGGCATTCATAGAACCGGACGTAAGGCAGGCAGAGGCGGCTAAGGAAGCAGGATTCGATTTTATAGAAATACATACCGGAAGATATGCGGGTGCCGCAACGGAATCCGAAAGGATGAAAGAACTAAAAAGAATAAAAGAAGCAGTCGGATATGCTTTAAAAATCGGACTTAAGGTTAATGCGGGTCACGGACTCGATTATAAAAATATATTCGATATTGCATTAATAGAAGGTTTCGAAGAGTTTAACATAGGATTTTCCATCGTATCTAAAGCCGTTTTCGAAGGGCTTGGACGTGCGGTCGAAAAAATGCTCGATATAATAAAAGCGGCAGACTTTGCCAAATTAGAAAAAAGCAAATAAATACGATGCAAAATGATTAACGGAATAGGCATAGATTTAATATCCGTAGATAAAATTAAAAAAGCTATAGAAATGCGAGGCGAAAAATTTTATTCGCGGGTTTTTTCCGACACGGAATCGGATATAATAGAAAAAATAAAAAGCAGAAACGAAAAGAGGGCATTTGAAAAAGCCGCAGGATATTTTGCGGCGAAAGAAGCTTTTTTAAAGGCTTTAGGCAAGGGTCTTTTCTCTATTCCTTTAAATAAAATTAAAATTTTAAACGACGAAAGCGGACGGCCCTATATAAATTTAGATTCCGGCTTGTTTGATAATATTTCGGCTAAAGTAAGTATAACGCACGATAAAGGTTTTGCGTGCGCCGTAGTAATATTGTAAAATTTAGTTTAAATTAAATCTTTAATCCTGCGCAAAAAACCTCTTGAATATGTTATAATGGCTAGAAAAATTTGTAAGAAAAAGGTGTCAGATTTTATTTTACGCATACTGAAAGAAACAATTAACGATAAAAGATTTTGAGTAAAATTAATCTGACACCTTTTTCTATAAAGTAAAAATTTAAATATGGAACTTTATTTTTCGGATAATTTAAAAAAAATAGACGAAGAAAGCTATTCGGCTTTCGGTTATTCCGAAGACATTTTAATGGAAAATGCCGGCGGCGGATGTTACAGGGAATTTTTGAAACTTTACGATAAAGATTTCCTAAAAAAAATCTCTATTGCCGTAATTTGCGGCAAAGGGAATAACGGCGGAGACGGTTTCGTATTTTCAAGGTATCTTTTTAACTCCGGTTTTAACGTAAATATCGCCGTTCTTGCCGAAAAAGCGTCCTATAAAGGAATTGCCGCGAAAAACTTAGATATATTGATAAAGCTGGGAGCGTCCATTATAGAGGTGCCGTCGGAAGATAAAATTTCCGATTTAGAAAACATGTTGGAAAAGTCGAACGTCGTTGTAGATGCTATATTCGGCGTGGGCTTAAACAGAGGATTAACGGGATTTTTTAAAAAGGTTATAGAGGTTATTAACGAAAAAAATAATTGCGGCGGAAATCCGGAATGTTTAAAAAAAATAGAAAGCGGATACGATATTATATGCATAGACGTTCCGAGCGGTTTGAACGCAGATACCGGCGAAATTATGGACGCCGCGATTACTAAAAATATTAAACAAATTTTTACCTTCGGAGGCTTAAAAACCGGTTTTTACATAAACGACGGCGAAAAGATGCTTCTTAACGAAAAAACCGTTTTAATCGATATAAATCAGCCGCGTCAATTATTAAAAAAATATGCTTCGGGCGTAGAAATAATTACCGAAAAAGAGATTTCACGCTGTTTCAAAGAAAGAAAAAAAACGGCTACCAAATTCGATTACGGCCATCTTCTCGTTGTAGCGGGAAGTTCGGGAAAAACAGGTGCGGCTTACATGTCTTCTCTTGCAGGTTTTAAAGGCGGCGCAGGTTTAGTTACTGCGGCGGTACCGGAGAAACTGAACGATATTATGGAAACAAAAACGGACGAAGTTATGACCTATCCGGTATATGACGACGGCAGAGGTTTTTTTATCGAAAAAGGAGCAGAAATTATTAAAAACGATTTGCTGAAAGGAAAAAATGCGGCGGTTATAGGCCCAGGCATAGGACTTGAAGAAGAAACTAAAGTTTTTTTGCGCAAACTTTTGTCCGAAATAAATATTCCGTCGGTTTTAGATGCAGACGCATTAAATATTTTGTCTGA harbors:
- a CDS encoding NAD(P)H-hydrate dehydratase, which encodes MELYFSDNLKKIDEESYSAFGYSEDILMENAGGGCYREFLKLYDKDFLKKISIAVICGKGNNGGDGFVFSRYLFNSGFNVNIAVLAEKASYKGIAAKNLDILIKLGASIIEVPSEDKISDLENMLEKSNVVVDAIFGVGLNRGLTGFFKKVIEVINEKNNCGGNPECLKKIESGYDIICIDVPSGLNADTGEIMDAAITKNIKQIFTFGGLKTGFYINDGEKMLLNEKTVLIDINQPRQLLKKYASGVEIITEKEISRCFKERKKTATKFDYGHLLVVAGSSGKTGAAYMSSLAGFKGGAGLVTAAVPEKLNDIMETKTDEVMTYPVYDDGRGFFIEKGAEIIKNDLLKGKNAAVIGPGIGLEEETKVFLRKLLSEINIPSVLDADALNILSEDTDILKQTANKTDLILTPHFKEMERLSGIDRHIIEKDPINIGKKFVKEFGVYLVLKSSSMFIFDKNGEHVSVQCGHSSLLASGGSGDVLGGLIGGFISGGLSLYMSMKCAAFILVYSAKNLEKKYGYFGAGAVKIAENVPVSINFMLSETKEQNR
- a CDS encoding pyridoxine 5'-phosphate synthase, yielding MKLGVNIDHIATLRNARGENFPSPVHAAFVVLEAGASNVTCHLREDRRHIRDNDVRIISELTKRLNLEMSADDKIVQIALDIMPRSATIVPEKRKELTTEGGLDVAGDVKRFKNITESFKFKSIDSIASAFIEPDVRQAEAAKEAGFDFIEIHTGRYAGAATESERMKELKRIKEAVGYALKIGLKVNAGHGLDYKNIFDIALIEGFEEFNIGFSIVSKAVFEGLGRAVEKMLDIIKAADFAKLEKSK
- a CDS encoding phosphoglucosamine mutase; protein product: MGGRKLFGTDGVRGQANRYPLTSEVALKLGKALVKVLKPNGKGLKIVIGKDTRISGYMLETALSSGICSMGADVYLVGPLATPGVAFITSSMRADAGVVISASHNPFYDNGIKFFDGGGFKFDDEVEKKIEDLFFNFDFDDKGPTGIHIGKAHRIDDAAGRYVIFAKLSFPKYLTLNGLKIVIDCANGANYKAAPEVFAELGAEVILEGVSPDGVNINDGCGSMHPEKLSGSVKKHGADVGLAFDGDGDRVIFCDENGKTLQGDEFLAICALQMKKEGCLKNEGVVTTPMSNVALEILFKKHGIKTIYADVGDRYIMEKMLKDGYNLGGEQSGHIIFLDDINTGDGIISALKLLSVMVKTGTPLSELRKIINPYPQVLFNVDVPYKKNLEELPEVSKKIAYFDEILKDRGRIYVRYSGTQNYLRVLVEGEDACEINSIGSEIKEEIEKGFGIDK
- the acpS gene encoding holo-[acyl-carrier-protein] synthase produces the protein MINGIGIDLISVDKIKKAIEMRGEKFYSRVFSDTESDIIEKIKSRNEKRAFEKAAGYFAAKEAFLKALGKGLFSIPLNKIKILNDESGRPYINLDSGLFDNISAKVSITHDKGFACAVVIL
- a CDS encoding TIGR00159 family protein, which gives rise to MFSLLNNFGWRDILDIIIVAFIIYRVITLIKGTGAFQVLIGLIIVFAIFLFAVIFKLYATEYIFGNFLSSIIIVIIVLFRNEIRRALIEVGKNPFAVAQNKLERVNLVEETSKAVFELASKKIGAIIVFERNVFLGDYLKIGVKLDSIVSKELLISIFTPPSPLHDGAVIIQKGRIAAASCYLPLSTEDNISKKLGTRHRAAIGLSELTDAFSVVVSEETGKISIIRSKKISGVDNIEDLRNGLLKHLKYYEDHGHVFIKSISDLLFGKSVDK